From the Primulina tabacum isolate GXHZ01 chromosome 3, ASM2559414v2, whole genome shotgun sequence genome, one window contains:
- the LOC142540963 gene encoding uncharacterized protein LOC142540963 has product MLSNYCNLMNSNPLIIFPPINHENLHISSDPSLIPEKISQIHASVDQQYVYSNSDLDSDSDSIANSESYSTFSPSNSTPIPHSPLFASPKAKPAVIYSDSWTRILHTKVGGIMRFIWGLSRSFSWTFRSATIAAALIAFLYFRQRRRLRAVESSKARLLGIIEEKDEKINQLLHQISRMNQVLMTAVAARLGAGTPSGS; this is encoded by the exons ATGCTCAGTAACTACTGCAACCTCATGAATTCCAATCCCCTTATCATTTTCCCTCCTATAAACCACGAGAATCTTCACATTTCCTCAGACCCATCTCTCATTCCCGAGAAAATCTCACAAATCCATGCATCAGTTGACCAACAGTATGTTTATTCGAACTCAGATTTGGATTCAGATTCAGACTCAATCGCCAATTCAGAGTCATATTCGACGTTCTCTCCATCGAATTCCACCCCGATTCCCCACTCCCCGCTGTTCGCAAGCCCCAAGGCGAAGCCAGCAGTAATTTATTCGGACTCCTGGACCAGGATATTGCACACTAAGGTCGGTGGCATCATGCGTTTCATCTGGGGTTTATCACGAAGCTTTTCGTGGACTTTCCGCTCTGCCACCATCGCGGCCGCGCTGATAGCATTTCTGTATTTCCGGCAACGTAGGAGATTGCGAGCTGTAGAAAGTAGTAAGGCTCGGCTTCTTGGAATCATCGAAGAAAAAGATGAG AAAATCAATCAATTGCTGCACCAAATATCAAGAATGAATCAGGTGCTGATGACGGCGGTGGCGGCGCGTCTTGGAGCTGGCACACCATCAGGAAGTTAG
- the LOC142540961 gene encoding pentatricopeptide repeat-containing protein At1g09190-like encodes MLAEQSVPAFHWANTRHLQGHLFFLLQNGCKTARQLSQIHARIVVNGFSQKNFILVKLLSLCAAFSNLPRALQVFDRLRNPSTAIWNQIIKGHALSGDSRKSVQLLNRMGGSLVLPDGYTYNYVINGCAKGGLLGEGQQVHGKVLKGGFSSNVFVRSSLVDFYVKSGGQEGVRKARYWFDEMGEINVVTWNSLLLGCIRSGDIQGAKRVFEVMPWRSVVSWTTMIAGCTQNGRCKEALLLFSEMRRQNIEFDQVTLVTVLSACAELGDLNLGRWIHSYVTEFVSYRKQPVLVSLNNALIHMYSSCSEIEAAFRVFNGMEHRTIVSWTSMITGFAQQGYGDEALSVFKWMESMQDNDVRPDEITFLGVLCACSHSGYVDVGRHYFKIMTETWKIEPSIQHFGCMVDLLSRAGLLEEAYELVKSMPMKPNDAVWGALLGGCRIYKNVKLASDISDWLTEELDPGRASGYLVLLSNVFAADERWQDVVTVRQKMLDIKTRKPPGRSWIQIEGNIYEFLVGDRSSKHACLIYEVLDNITKVARLQGYHTYFSDALPCHEWL; translated from the coding sequence ATGTTAGCTGAACAAAGCGTTCCAGCCTTCCATTGGGCAAATACAAGGCATCTGCAGGGCCATCTCTTCTTCCTGTTACAGAATGGATGCAAAACAGCGAGACAGCTCTCTCAAATTCATGCCCGCATAGTTGTTAACGGATTCAGTCAGAAAAATTTCATTCTTGTCAAGCTATTGTCTCTGTGTGCAGCATTCAGCAATTTGCCGCGTGCCCTTCAAGTGTTCGACCGATTGCGTAATCCGAGTACTGCCATTTGGAACCAGATCATAAAAGGCCATGCACTCAGCGGTGACTCTCGGAAATCAGTTCAATTGTTGAATAGAATGGGAGGTTCTCTTGTTCTGCCCGATGGGTACACGTATAATTATGTTATCAATGGTTGCGCTAAAGGTGGATTGTTGGGAGAAGGGCAACAGGTTCATGGGAAGGTTTTGAAGGGTGGGTTTTCCTCGAATGTTTTCGTTAGGAGTAGTTTGGTTGACTTTTATGTGAAGAGTGGAGGACAGGAAGGAGTTAGGAAAGCGCGGTATTGGTTTGATGAAATGGGTGAGATAAATGTGGTCACTTGGAATTCTTTACTTTTGGGCTGCATTCGGTCTGGGGACATTCAAGGGGCAAAGAGAGTCTTTGAAGTAATGCCATGGAGGAGTGTGGTGTCATGGACCACTATGATTGCTGGATGCACACAAAATGGGAGATGTAAGGAAGCATTGTTGCTGTTTAGTGAGATGCGGCGACAGAATATAGAGTTCGATCAGGTAACCTTGGTCACGGTGCTTTCAGCATGTGCTGAATTGGGGGATCTGAACCTGGGGAGATGGATACATTCATACGTTACCGAGTTTGTAAGTTATAGAAAGCAGCCTGTGCTTGTCTCATTGAACAATGCTCTGATTCATATGTATTCCAGCTGTAGTGAAATTGAGGCAGCCTTTCGTGTATTCAATGGAATGGAAcataggactattgtttcttgGACTAGTATGATCACTGGTTTTGCTCAACAGGGTTATGGTGATGAAGCTCTTAGTGTCTTTAAATGGATGGaaagcatgcaagataatgATGTTAGACCTGATGAAATCACATTCTTGGGTGTTTTGTGTGCCTGCAGCCACTCTGGTTATGTTGATGTAGGACGTCATTACTTTAAAATTATGACCGAGACCTGGAAAATTGAACCAAGTATTCAACATTTTGGATGCATGGTTGATTTGTTGAGTCGAGCTGGATTACTAGAAGAAGCCTATGAGCTAGTGAAATCTATGCCTATGAAGCCAAACGATGCAGTTTGGGGTGCCCTTCTTGGTGGATGTAGGATTTACAAAAATGTCAAGCTtgcttctgatatatctgattGGTTGACTGAGGAACTCGACCCTGGCCGAGCTTCTGGATATCTTGTGCTGTTGTCCAATGTGTTTGCTGCCGATGAGAGGTGGCAGGATGTGGTGACGGTCAGGCAAAAGATGCTCGATATTAAAACAAGGAAGCCCCCTGGTAGAAGTTGGATTCAGATAGAAGGAAACATTTACGAATTTCTGGTTGGTGACAGGTCTAGCAAGCATGCATGTTTGATCTATGAAGTTCTTGATAACATCACAAAGGTAGCTAGATTGCAAGGCTACCATACATATTTTTCAGATGCTCTCCCTTGTCATGAATGGTTATGA